The Nocardioides campestrisoli genome includes a window with the following:
- a CDS encoding response regulator, whose protein sequence is MDDVTPLDVVVVDDDPLVRSALSLMLGGRSRIRVVGEAADGQAGVALVERLRPHVVLMDIRMPVLNGLEATALLHARPDPPRVIVLTTFDADEHVVGAVAAGADGFLLKDTPPAQIVEAIHRVADGEAMLSPSATRALVTQVRAQAPDDRAGAARQRLASLTAREQDVALAVGAGLSNAEIARALHLSVATVKAHVSRLFEKLEVTNRVQIAILVHDAGLA, encoded by the coding sequence GTGGACGACGTGACTCCGCTCGACGTGGTCGTGGTCGACGACGACCCGCTGGTGCGCTCCGCGCTGAGCCTGATGCTCGGCGGCCGGTCCCGGATCCGGGTGGTCGGCGAGGCCGCCGACGGCCAGGCCGGAGTGGCCCTGGTCGAGCGGCTGCGTCCCCACGTGGTGCTGATGGACATCCGGATGCCCGTGCTCAACGGCCTGGAGGCGACGGCCCTCCTGCACGCACGCCCGGACCCGCCGCGGGTGATCGTGCTGACCACCTTCGACGCCGACGAGCACGTGGTCGGCGCCGTGGCGGCCGGCGCCGACGGGTTCCTGCTCAAGGACACCCCTCCGGCGCAGATCGTCGAGGCGATCCACCGGGTCGCCGACGGCGAGGCGATGCTCTCCCCCAGCGCCACCCGGGCGCTGGTCACCCAGGTGCGCGCCCAGGCGCCCGACGACCGCGCCGGGGCGGCCCGGCAGCGGCTGGCCTCACTCACCGCCCGGGAGCAGGACGTGGCCCTGGCCGTGGGCGCCGGGCTCTCCAACGCCGAGATCGCCCGGGCGCTGCACCTGTCGGTGGCCACGGTGAAGGCGCACGTCTCGCGTCTCTTCGAGAAGCTCGAGGTCACCAACCGGGTGCAGATCGCCATCCTGGTGCACGACGCGGGCCTGGCCTGA
- a CDS encoding ABC transporter ATP-binding protein, which translates to MIEVQGLTRRYGDFLAVDDVSFACQPGRVTGFLGPNGAGKTTAMRIVVGLTAPTAGRATIGGQLYRDIPNPGLHVGVLLDAGAQHGGRTGREILQLGASTMGLPTSRVDQMLELVSLSPKESKRRLRNYSLGMKQRLGLAHALLGDPSVLILDEPANGLDPAGIRWMRDLLRGYAERGGTVLLSSHLLNEVELIADDMVLIGRGKILAQGDKRSLLASRGGAATQVASLDDQALATALTGLGHTVTATGDGLRVDAEPVVVGRAALEAGIVLTDLHQTGGGLEDLFLELTGQTQREQLAGSTGPQTGAHA; encoded by the coding sequence ATGATCGAAGTCCAGGGACTGACCAGAAGGTACGGCGACTTCCTTGCCGTCGACGACGTGAGCTTCGCCTGCCAGCCGGGGAGGGTGACCGGGTTCCTCGGGCCCAACGGTGCCGGCAAGACCACGGCGATGCGGATCGTGGTGGGGCTGACCGCTCCGACCGCGGGTCGCGCGACGATCGGCGGGCAGCTCTACCGCGACATCCCCAACCCCGGGCTGCACGTGGGCGTGCTGCTCGACGCGGGCGCCCAGCACGGGGGCCGCACCGGCCGGGAGATCCTGCAGCTCGGCGCGAGCACCATGGGCCTGCCCACCTCGCGGGTGGACCAGATGCTCGAGCTCGTCTCGCTCTCGCCGAAGGAGTCCAAGCGCCGCCTGCGCAACTACTCCCTCGGCATGAAGCAGCGGCTCGGCCTCGCCCACGCCCTGCTGGGGGACCCCTCGGTGCTGATCCTGGACGAGCCGGCCAACGGGCTCGACCCGGCGGGCATCCGGTGGATGCGCGACCTGCTGCGCGGCTACGCCGAGCGTGGGGGCACCGTGCTGCTCTCCAGCCACCTGCTCAACGAGGTCGAGCTGATCGCCGACGACATGGTGCTGATCGGCCGCGGGAAGATCCTCGCCCAGGGCGACAAGCGCTCCCTGCTCGCCAGCCGGGGCGGCGCGGCGACCCAGGTCGCCTCCCTCGACGACCAGGCGCTCGCGACGGCGCTGACGGGGCTCGGTCACACGGTCACCGCGACCGGGGACGGCCTGCGGGTCGACGCCGAGCCCGTGGTGGTGGGCCGGGCCGCCCTCGAGGCGGGCATCGTCCTCACCGACCTGCACCAGACCGGCGGCGGTCTCGAGGACCTGTTCCTCGAGCTGACCGGCCAGACCCAGCGCGAACAGCTCGCCGGCTCCACCGGCCCCCAGACAGGAGCGCACGCATGA
- a CDS encoding helix-turn-helix domain-containing protein, which produces MSASLLRGLRILEMLRTEPLGVSEVARRLQVDKAGVSRVLRALLEEGWVERTGRLHVLGPRALLLSSGAFTTPLRGRAVQLARRLRDQTGQTTAVVQLRTSGAHPLAVEPREPDSPLPAPAEPANHLWETAAGLALLAQLPPADLSPHLDVSPWPTRAAGAPRSPEEVHDLLDRLRRGEPVVERSWNSPGIGCLALPWPLPRSEGEAEAGEDGHDAEGPAALVVVGPEQEILRDHDRLAELLRAAAEDVA; this is translated from the coding sequence ATGTCTGCCAGCCTGCTCCGCGGTCTGCGCATCCTGGAGATGCTGCGTACCGAGCCGCTCGGTGTCTCCGAGGTAGCCCGTCGACTGCAGGTGGACAAGGCCGGGGTCTCCCGGGTGCTGCGAGCCCTCCTGGAGGAGGGCTGGGTCGAGCGGACCGGCCGCCTGCACGTGCTGGGGCCGCGCGCCCTGCTCCTGTCCTCCGGCGCGTTCACCACCCCCTTGCGCGGCCGGGCCGTCCAGCTGGCCCGTCGGCTCCGCGACCAGACCGGCCAGACCACGGCCGTGGTCCAGCTGCGCACCAGTGGCGCGCACCCGCTCGCGGTGGAGCCCCGGGAGCCGGACTCCCCGCTGCCGGCTCCCGCCGAGCCGGCGAACCACCTGTGGGAGACCGCTGCCGGGCTCGCCCTGCTGGCCCAGCTGCCGCCCGCGGACCTGTCTCCGCACCTGGACGTCTCCCCGTGGCCCACGCGGGCCGCCGGTGCGCCGCGGAGCCCCGAGGAGGTGCACGACCTGCTGGACCGCCTGCGACGCGGCGAGCCCGTCGTCGAGCGCTCGTGGAACTCACCCGGCATCGGTTGCCTGGCGCTGCCCTGGCCCCTGCCCCGCTCGGAGGGCGAGGCGGAGGCGGGCGAGGACGGTCACGACGCCGAGGGACCCGCCGCTCTGGTCGTGGTCGGTCCCGAGCAGGAGATCCTGCGCGACCACGACCGGCTCGCCGAGCTGCTGCGCGCGGCTGCCGAGGACGTCGCCTGA
- a CDS encoding DUF3152 domain-containing protein: protein MRDRWTMVLRSALVAGLLVLPPLAATSASAQSASAQPGVHPALIGLPAPSPSPSPSPAPAPDPTHRPPGSTETPGTEPGPETDPGAEEPGIAPVRRPRVLGEPRWSRTLRAHPGRWTPRREETRYRWLRDGTPIPGARQRRYRIRPEDVGSRLRVQVRARLAGGSWATAVSRPTPPVRHLVPVRRVVTYQVETRGAVSGVREFARLAQETFDDPRGWRSTGVELRRVDRGGDLSLVLAEPSEVPRFSSVCSATWSCRVGRYVVINQARWRHASPAWNAAGRSLRDYRHMVVNHETGHWLGRGHLSCPAPGRLAPVMMQQSKGRAGCRFNPWPTPSER, encoded by the coding sequence GTGCGTGACCGGTGGACCATGGTGCTCAGGTCGGCTCTCGTGGCCGGCCTGCTGGTGCTGCCCCCGCTCGCCGCGACCTCGGCGTCCGCCCAGTCCGCGTCCGCCCAGCCCGGGGTCCACCCTGCGCTGATCGGCCTGCCCGCACCCTCGCCCAGCCCGTCGCCCAGCCCCGCTCCGGCTCCCGATCCCACCCACCGGCCGCCCGGCTCGACCGAGACGCCCGGGACCGAGCCCGGCCCGGAGACCGACCCTGGAGCCGAGGAGCCGGGCATCGCGCCGGTGCGCAGGCCTCGGGTGCTGGGGGAGCCCCGCTGGTCACGCACCTTGCGTGCCCACCCGGGCCGCTGGACGCCCCGGCGGGAGGAGACCCGCTACCGCTGGCTGCGCGACGGGACGCCGATCCCCGGTGCCCGGCAGCGCCGGTACCGGATCCGTCCCGAGGACGTCGGGAGCAGGCTGCGGGTGCAGGTCCGGGCGCGGCTGGCCGGAGGGTCCTGGGCGACCGCGGTCTCCCGGCCGACACCCCCGGTGCGGCACCTGGTCCCCGTACGCCGGGTCGTGACCTACCAGGTCGAGACCCGCGGAGCCGTCAGTGGCGTCCGCGAGTTTGCCCGGCTGGCCCAGGAGACCTTCGACGACCCGCGGGGCTGGCGCAGCACCGGCGTCGAGCTGCGCCGGGTCGACCGGGGTGGGGACCTGAGCCTGGTGCTCGCCGAGCCCTCGGAGGTGCCCCGCTTCTCCAGCGTGTGCAGCGCGACCTGGAGCTGTCGGGTCGGGCGCTACGTGGTGATCAACCAGGCCCGCTGGCGGCACGCCTCCCCGGCCTGGAACGCCGCCGGGCGCAGCCTGCGCGACTACCGGCACATGGTGGTCAACCACGAGACCGGCCACTGGCTGGGCCGCGGGCACCTCTCCTGCCCGGCTCCCGGACGGCTCGCCCCGGTGATGATGCAGCAGTCCAAGGGCCGGGCGGGGTGCCGCTTCAATCCGTGGCCTACCCCGTCGGAGCGGTGA
- a CDS encoding sensor histidine kinase: MPRPAPSASQPHQPSLGVWDQVWRLLVCLLASLLVWGSVVEGQWEDHRALWWTDVVVGLASYVLVLFRRRWPLTVALLTQVMMIGSGIAAGPATLSAVSLATHLRLVPIAVTSVAMVAAGMAFPLVQPFAGSSPWWLDLAFNTAVTVALMGWGMYLGSRRQLIGTLRERAERAETEQTLRESEARSAERTRIAREMHDVLAHRISQISLQSGALAFRDDLDADTLRAGVAEIREKSHQALDDLRGVLGVLRDLEGTAPDRPLPTYAAVRELVEEACAEGTPVVLEDRVEDPALVPEVSGRAVYRIVQEGITNARKHAPAARLEIQLAGDPEQGLSLRLSNRLGFATVPAAPGSGLGLVGLAERAQARGGRLTHGRQGDVFVVEGWLPWTT, encoded by the coding sequence GTGCCCCGGCCCGCCCCTTCCGCCTCCCAGCCCCACCAGCCCTCGCTCGGTGTCTGGGACCAGGTCTGGCGCCTGCTGGTGTGCCTGCTCGCCTCGCTGCTGGTCTGGGGCAGCGTGGTGGAGGGACAGTGGGAGGACCACCGCGCGCTGTGGTGGACCGACGTCGTCGTGGGGCTGGCCTCCTACGTGCTCGTGCTGTTCCGGCGGCGCTGGCCGTTGACCGTCGCGCTGCTCACCCAGGTGATGATGATCGGCTCGGGGATCGCGGCCGGCCCGGCGACCCTGTCGGCGGTCTCCCTCGCGACGCACCTGCGGCTCGTGCCGATCGCGGTGACCAGCGTGGCGATGGTCGCTGCCGGGATGGCCTTCCCCCTCGTGCAGCCGTTCGCCGGCAGCAGCCCGTGGTGGCTCGACCTCGCGTTCAACACGGCCGTCACCGTCGCGCTGATGGGCTGGGGGATGTACCTCGGCTCCCGGCGCCAGCTCATCGGCACCCTGCGTGAGCGGGCCGAGCGCGCGGAGACCGAGCAGACGCTGCGCGAGAGCGAGGCCCGGTCGGCCGAGCGGACCCGGATCGCCCGGGAGATGCACGACGTGCTGGCGCACCGGATCTCCCAGATCTCCCTGCAGTCGGGGGCGCTGGCGTTCCGCGACGACCTCGACGCCGACACCCTGCGCGCGGGCGTCGCGGAGATCCGGGAGAAGTCGCACCAGGCCCTCGACGACCTGCGCGGCGTCCTGGGGGTGCTGCGCGACCTCGAGGGCACCGCGCCGGACCGGCCGCTGCCGACGTACGCCGCGGTGCGGGAGCTGGTCGAGGAGGCCTGCGCCGAGGGCACCCCCGTCGTGCTCGAGGACCGGGTGGAGGACCCCGCGCTCGTCCCGGAGGTGTCGGGCCGGGCCGTCTACCGGATCGTGCAGGAAGGGATCACCAACGCCCGCAAGCACGCCCCCGCGGCACGTCTGGAGATCCAGCTGGCCGGAGACCCCGAGCAGGGGCTGAGCCTGCGGTTGAGCAACCGGCTCGGCTTCGCCACGGTGCCCGCCGCGCCAGGGTCGGGGCTGGGGCTGGTCGGCCTCGCCGAGCGCGCCCAGGCCCGCGGAGGTCGGCTCACGCACGGCCGCCAGGGCGACGTCTTCGTCGTGGAGGGGTGGCTGCCGTGGACGACGTGA
- a CDS encoding alkaline phosphatase family protein codes for MTFLARTRSGPGTLALVAVGALCALVPAAPVTHGAAGPDVARVPLAGEPCAAGTTSSGPVTDSVLVVSVDGLNPHALTRLGRAGTPALHRLLDEGAGTLNARTAVELTVTLPNHTGMVTGRRIDAARGGHGVNWNVDRARPATVRRAAGERVDSVFTAVSRAGGSTALFASKSKFSLWRRSWGQDLDRVVIREDNQQLVRSLLRDLRTRDRDLRFVHLSAPDAAGHRHGFMGRDYLDAVRDVDRWLGRVVRAIDRDGAPATTLLLTSDHGGGRSTGHSQRNKPANYRVPFLVRGPGADAGADLYALNPAYQDPGRGRPGYAEERQPVRNGMVANVALDLLGLPPVPGSVLGADERLLLTAPTG; via the coding sequence ATGACCTTCCTCGCGCGCACCCGCTCCGGTCCCGGCACTCTCGCGCTCGTCGCCGTCGGCGCCCTCTGCGCCCTGGTGCCGGCCGCCCCGGTCACGCACGGGGCCGCCGGACCCGACGTGGCCCGGGTCCCGCTGGCGGGCGAGCCGTGCGCCGCCGGCACGACCAGCAGCGGACCGGTCACCGACTCGGTGCTCGTGGTCTCGGTCGACGGCCTCAACCCGCACGCGCTGACCCGGCTGGGCCGGGCCGGGACCCCCGCGCTGCACCGGCTCCTCGACGAGGGGGCCGGCACCCTGAACGCGCGCACCGCGGTGGAGCTCACCGTGACGCTGCCCAACCACACCGGCATGGTCACCGGGCGGCGCATCGACGCCGCGCGCGGCGGCCACGGCGTGAACTGGAACGTCGACCGGGCCCGCCCCGCGACCGTGCGGCGGGCCGCCGGCGAGCGGGTCGACTCGGTCTTCACCGCGGTCTCCCGCGCCGGCGGCTCCACCGCCCTGTTCGCCAGCAAGTCCAAGTTCAGCCTCTGGCGGCGGTCCTGGGGCCAGGACCTGGACCGGGTGGTGATCCGGGAGGACAACCAGCAGCTGGTCCGCTCGCTGCTGCGCGACCTGCGGACCCGGGACCGGGACCTGCGCTTCGTGCACCTCTCCGCACCGGACGCCGCCGGCCACCGCCACGGTTTCATGGGCCGCGACTACCTCGACGCGGTACGCGACGTGGACCGGTGGCTGGGCCGGGTGGTGCGTGCGATCGACCGCGACGGCGCCCCCGCCACCACCCTGCTGCTGACCTCCGACCACGGGGGCGGGCGCAGCACCGGCCACTCGCAGCGCAACAAGCCGGCCAACTACCGGGTGCCCTTCCTGGTCCGCGGCCCGGGCGCGGACGCGGGAGCCGACCTCTACGCGCTCAACCCGGCGTACCAGGATCCCGGACGCGGCCGCCCCGGGTACGCCGAGGAGCGGCAGCCGGTGCGCAACGGGATGGTTGCCAACGTGGCGCTGGACCTGCTCGGCCTGCCGCCCGTGCCGGGCAGTGTGCTCGGTGCCGACGAGCGGCTGCTGCTCACCGCTCCGACGGGGTAG
- the murI gene encoding glutamate racemase codes for MSLVSLPPPGPVDAPIGIFDSGFGGLTVARSVIDQLPHESIIYFGDTARQPYGAKPIGEVREYALECLDHLVTLGVKALVIACNSASAAMLRDARERYDVPVIEVIYPATRRAVAASRTGRIGVICTRATAESMAYEDAFAAAPHISLHTQACPSFVDFVEAGITGGDELLQAAHGYLDPLVSEGVDTLILGCTHYPLLTGVISYVMGGQVTLVSSAEECAKDVYRLLATKGLMREGGEATYTFLTTGTASEFETIGRRFLGPELRTAHQFVGGMA; via the coding sequence TTGTCGCTTGTGTCTCTCCCACCCCCCGGACCGGTCGACGCGCCGATCGGCATCTTCGACTCAGGCTTCGGGGGACTCACCGTCGCCCGCTCCGTGATCGACCAGCTGCCGCACGAGTCGATCATCTACTTCGGCGACACGGCCCGGCAGCCCTACGGCGCCAAGCCGATCGGGGAGGTGCGCGAGTACGCGCTGGAGTGCCTCGACCACCTGGTCACCCTGGGCGTCAAGGCGCTGGTGATCGCGTGCAACTCCGCCAGCGCCGCGATGCTGCGCGACGCCCGCGAGCGGTACGACGTGCCGGTGATCGAGGTCATCTACCCGGCCACCCGCCGAGCCGTCGCCGCCAGCAGGACCGGCCGGATCGGGGTGATCTGCACCCGGGCCACCGCCGAGTCGATGGCCTACGAGGACGCCTTCGCGGCCGCTCCGCACATCTCACTGCACACCCAGGCGTGCCCCTCGTTCGTGGACTTCGTCGAGGCCGGGATCACCGGCGGCGACGAGCTGCTCCAGGCGGCGCACGGCTACCTGGACCCGCTGGTCTCCGAGGGCGTCGACACGCTGATCCTGGGCTGCACCCACTACCCGTTGCTCACCGGGGTCATCTCCTACGTGATGGGCGGCCAGGTCACCCTGGTCAGCTCCGCGGAGGAATGTGCGAAGGACGTCTACCGGCTGCTGGCGACCAAGGGCCTGATGCGAGAGGGTGGGGAGGCGACGTACACGTTCCTCACGACGGGGACGGCCTCGGAGTTCGAGACCATCGGACGACGGTTCCTCGGCCCCGAGCTGAGGACCGCGCACCAGTTCGTGGGAGGGATGGCATGA
- a CDS encoding ABC transporter permease — protein MSTLDSAPRTLDVSGTPKTPFARLVKVELRKSFDTRAGLWLIGSIVVITALVMAIVYFASDEHTFGNYLSAASTPQSLLLPVLGILLVTSEWSQRTAMVTFALEPSRSRVVGAKTVAAMIFGAGAFVAAIVLGALATLLSGGTDGFAGFEWGDSSAFFLLQLFTILQGLAYGLLLLNTPAAIVLFFGLPIVMNLLFSLVDALRDAAPWIDLATAQMPLFSSSIDLSGEEWAQLGSTTLIWIVIPFVLGWLRLLKAEVK, from the coding sequence ATGAGCACCCTCGACTCCGCGCCGCGGACCCTCGACGTCAGCGGCACCCCCAAGACCCCGTTCGCGCGGCTGGTGAAGGTCGAGCTGCGCAAGTCGTTCGACACCCGGGCCGGGCTCTGGCTGATCGGGTCGATCGTGGTGATCACCGCCCTGGTGATGGCGATCGTCTACTTCGCCTCGGACGAGCACACGTTCGGCAACTACCTCTCGGCCGCCTCGACGCCCCAGTCGCTGCTGCTCCCGGTGCTCGGCATCCTGCTGGTCACCAGCGAGTGGAGCCAGCGCACCGCCATGGTGACCTTCGCCCTCGAGCCGTCCCGGTCGCGGGTGGTGGGTGCCAAGACCGTGGCCGCCATGATCTTCGGGGCGGGCGCCTTCGTGGCGGCGATCGTCCTCGGTGCCCTCGCCACCCTGCTCTCGGGCGGGACCGACGGCTTCGCCGGCTTCGAGTGGGGTGACAGCTCCGCGTTCTTCCTGCTGCAGCTGTTCACCATCCTCCAGGGGCTCGCCTACGGCCTGCTGCTGCTCAACACCCCGGCGGCGATCGTGCTGTTCTTCGGCCTGCCGATCGTGATGAACCTGCTGTTCAGCCTGGTCGACGCGCTGCGCGACGCGGCACCCTGGATCGACCTGGCCACCGCCCAGATGCCGCTCTTCAGCTCCAGCATCGACCTCTCCGGCGAGGAGTGGGCCCAGCTGGGCAGCACCACCCTGATCTGGATCGTCATCCCGTTCGTGCTCGGCTGGCTCCGCCTGCTCAAGGCCGAGGTCAAGTAG
- a CDS encoding MBL fold metallo-hydrolase, with translation MRLTVVGCSGSYPGPESPASCYLLEAEHQGRTWRVLLDLGSGALGALQRHVDPLTIDAVLLSHLHPDHCMDLCGYHVLRRYHPKGPQERIPVWGPAGTAERMALAYDLPLESGMTGEFDFRVWGEAFRFGPFEVQAVPVVHPVPAFALRVATQGTVVAYTGDTGPCEALDRVSADADVLLAEASFQEGDVNPPDLHLTGRECGELATRAGVRRLLLTHVPPWHDPEVALQEAKEVYSGPLELAYAGQVLEL, from the coding sequence ATGAGGCTCACCGTCGTCGGGTGCTCGGGGTCCTACCCCGGACCCGAGTCACCCGCGAGCTGCTACCTGCTGGAGGCCGAGCACCAGGGCCGCACCTGGCGGGTGCTGCTGGACCTGGGCAGCGGTGCGCTGGGAGCGTTGCAGCGCCACGTGGACCCGCTCACGATCGACGCCGTGCTGCTCAGTCACCTGCACCCCGACCACTGCATGGACCTGTGCGGCTACCACGTGCTGCGCCGCTACCACCCGAAGGGCCCGCAGGAGCGGATCCCGGTCTGGGGCCCGGCCGGGACGGCCGAGCGGATGGCGCTGGCCTACGACCTGCCGCTGGAGTCCGGGATGACCGGGGAGTTCGACTTCCGCGTGTGGGGGGAGGCCTTCCGGTTCGGCCCCTTCGAGGTGCAGGCGGTGCCGGTGGTCCACCCGGTCCCGGCGTTCGCCCTGCGGGTCGCCACCCAGGGCACGGTGGTGGCCTACACGGGCGACACCGGCCCCTGCGAGGCGCTGGACCGGGTCTCGGCCGACGCCGACGTGCTGCTGGCCGAGGCGTCGTTCCAGGAGGGCGACGTCAACCCGCCGGACCTGCACCTGACGGGGCGCGAGTGCGGCGAGCTGGCCACGCGTGCCGGCGTACGGCGGCTGCTGCTCACGCACGTGCCGCCGTGGCACGACCCGGAGGTGGCGCTGCAGGAGGCCAAGGAGGTCTACTCCGGGCCGCTGGAGCTGGCGTACGCCGGCCAGGTGCTGGAGCTCTGA
- the rph gene encoding ribonuclease PH → MTETSLTRADGRADDELREIRFTRGWQDHPAGSVLVEFGRTRVLCAASASVGVPRWRKGSGLGWVTAEYAMLPSATNTRSDRESVKGRIGGRTHEISRLIGRSLRAVIDYQALGENTIQLDCDVLQADGGTRTAAITGAYVALADAIEHLRATGSLTGEPLTGSVAAVSVGIIDGVPRLDLPYEEDVRAETDMNIVMTGEGKFIEVQGTAEGAAFERSELDALLALGEKGCADLTRLQREELAKPLPGGLRG, encoded by the coding sequence ATGACTGAGACCTCCCTGACCCGCGCCGACGGGCGTGCCGACGACGAGCTGCGCGAGATCCGCTTCACCCGAGGGTGGCAGGACCACCCGGCCGGCTCGGTGCTGGTCGAGTTCGGCCGCACCCGGGTGCTCTGCGCCGCGTCCGCCTCGGTCGGCGTGCCGCGCTGGCGCAAGGGCTCCGGCCTCGGCTGGGTCACCGCGGAGTACGCGATGCTCCCCTCGGCCACCAACACCCGCTCGGACCGCGAGTCGGTCAAGGGCCGGATCGGCGGGCGCACCCACGAGATCTCCCGACTGATCGGCCGGTCGCTGCGTGCGGTGATCGACTACCAGGCGCTGGGGGAGAACACGATCCAGCTCGACTGCGACGTCCTGCAGGCCGACGGCGGCACGCGCACCGCCGCGATCACCGGGGCGTACGTCGCCCTGGCGGACGCCATCGAGCACCTGCGTGCCACGGGCTCGCTCACCGGGGAGCCCCTGACCGGCTCGGTCGCCGCGGTGAGCGTGGGCATCATCGACGGCGTGCCCCGGCTCGACCTGCCCTACGAGGAGGATGTGCGGGCCGAGACCGACATGAACATCGTGATGACCGGCGAGGGCAAGTTCATCGAGGTGCAGGGGACCGCCGAGGGTGCCGCCTTCGAGCGCTCCGAGCTGGACGCGCTGCTCGCCCTGGGGGAGAAGGGCTGCGCCGACCTGACCCGGCTCCAGCGCGAGGAGCTCGCCAAGCCGCTCCCGGGAGGCCTCCGTGGCTGA